The Gemmatimonadaceae bacterium DNA segment GAAACCCAACCTGCGGATCGAAGTTGCGTCCCACCGACAAGAACTCCGCTTTCGCACCGTACCGGTCGACGCTGTAGTCCACGCGACCCTGGTAACTCTGGTTGTCGCCGCTCACACCGGTGGTGCTGGTCTGCGCCCAGTAAGCGCCGGCCGTCAGCGCCTGTGACAGCAGAAACGCGCCATCCACCCCGTACGCCGCATTGGTGCCGGTGCCCGACGCGCCCACCGACCGGTTGGTGGCCATGATGCCTATGGAGCTGCGTTGCAGCACATCGCGCTTGAGGCGAACCACGGTGAAGTTGGTGGCCTCGGAATTCGATGGCGCGTCACGGGAGGTGCCGATGTTCATCAGCCCGATGGCGTACTTGCCAAGCTTACCGGTCAGTCGGCCGCCCACATTGATGGGGACGACGCTGCTGTTGTCGAGTCCGATGCGTCGCGTGTAGAACAGCTGCGGCGTATCGCTCGTGTTGGAGCCGCTGAAGGCGCCGCTGCCACCCCGCGCAAAGTCGAAAATGCCGCGACCCTCCAGGAAGAAGTCGCGCTTCTCGGGAAAGAACAGGCTGAATCGCGTCAGGTTGACTTGCTGCTCATCGATCTCCACCTGCGCGAAGTCGGTATTGACGGTGACGTCCGCCGTGAGATTGGGCGTGACGGCGTACTTGATGTCGCCGCCAATTTCGCTGCCGAAGACGTTGTTGGTTTGCGGTGTGCGCACGCGGTCGGTTGAGACGCGCGAGACGGCGTACGGTTTGAGCTCGATGTTCTTGCCGGCCTCCGGGAGATCGAGACCCACCAGTGTCCCGGCGGCCGACACGCGGTTGAGCGCCTGCGGGCCAGCCATGATGCGCGGCACGGGCGTGAGGTAGTCCCACTCGTTCTTGTGCCGGACCGAGCGGCGAATCTGGATGCCCCACGTCTGATCGGGACCGGCACGATACCGGAGCGACTTGAAGGGGATGGCCATCTCCACGGTCCAACCACCGTCAAAGCGTCCGGACTTGGAAGTCCACACGGGGTTCCAGTCGGTGTTCGATCCGCCTTCGTCCACCACGGAATAATCGGCGCGCGCGCCGAGCGGATTGGTATAGAACGCAAACCCGCTGCGGCGATCGAAGAAGGTGTCGAAGAGCACACCGATGTGCTCGTTGTTGCGGAGCCCGCCCGTGTCGCGCCGCAGTTCGTTGACAATCCACTCCGCTGGCGGCGCGGTCTCATAGCACCGGCAGCTCAGGTAGATGTTGTGCTCGTCGTAGGTGATCCATATGTCGCTGCGTTCTGT contains these protein-coding regions:
- a CDS encoding carbohydrate binding family 9 domain-containing protein, with product MTYSTMRWPCCAIFSIGIAALTVAPARAQSAPVIDGPPAPVAPAVITRNAAGQATVRAIKLSAPLMLDGVLDEEVYARETPFGGLIQVAPTDGAPATERSDIWITYDEHNIYLSCRCYETAPPAEWIVNELRRDTGGLRNNEHIGVLFDTFFDRRSGFAFYTNPLGARADYSVVDEGGSNTDWNPVWTSKSGRFDGGWTVEMAIPFKSLRYRAGPDQTWGIQIRRSVRHKNEWDYLTPVPRIMAGPQALNRVSAAGTLVGLDLPEAGKNIELKPYAVSRVSTDRVRTPQTNNVFGSEIGGDIKYAVTPNLTADVTVNTDFAQVEIDEQQVNLTRFSLFFPEKRDFFLEGRGIFDFARGGSGAFSGSNTSDTPQLFYTRRIGLDNSSVVPINVGGRLTGKLGKYAIGLMNIGTSRDAPSNSEATNFTVVRLKRDVLQRSSIGIMATNRSVGASGTGTNAAYGVDGAFLLSQALTAGAYWAQTSTTGVSGDNQSYQGRVDYSVDRYGAKAEFLSVGRNFDPQVGFRRRSDFNRSFGEVRFSPRPMHLTQVRKFTGTASGEYFENGAGAVDTRIWRGHFGTEFANSDQLNIDVTQDFEFLRRPFTPSGSPAAIAPGGYDFSDVALSYEFGAQRRASGTIKVQGGRYYDGSIRSVTFGPGSTFSAARIAVMQRLAVEPTFSITRIERPNAAFTTRLARARVDYGFSPLMFASALVQYNSADRAFSTNLRFRWEYAPGSELFLVYTDERDVRDDRYVTPTTVRGLKNRAFVVKINRLFRY